In Papaver somniferum cultivar HN1 chromosome 1, ASM357369v1, whole genome shotgun sequence, a genomic segment contains:
- the LOC113327997 gene encoding uncharacterized protein LOC113327997 isoform X2, with the protein MDKFKVICIAWNYIEIQNTHVYTTQYFFKIVTLGTGIGSDSWRDIDIPKMDFYLGGDGYKPVSVDGSLNLLCLDDKKVLYVDVSRESSYTVEYPEGASNTSQLLEIGGSLCILDYTEESHNDIESDGKLTEYEDDV; encoded by the exons ATGGATAAGTTTAAAGTTATTTGCATTGCTTGGAATTATATCGAAATACAGAATACCCATGTTTATACTACACAGTATTTCTTCAAGATTGTTACTCTTGGTACCGGAATTGGAAGTGATTCATGGAGAGATATTGATATTCCGAAGATGGATTTTTATTTAGGAGGTGATGGATATAAACCAGTGTCTGTGGATGGGTCTTTGAATTTGTTGTGTCTTGATGACAAGAAAGTACTTTACGTTGATGTTAGCAGAGAATCATCTTATACAGTAGAATACCCTGAGGGAGCTTCCAACACTTCTCAGCTACTAGAGATTGGGGGGTCGCTCTGTATCCTTGATTACACGGAAGAATCACACAATGATATTGAGTCTGATGGGAAGCTCAC AGAATATGAGGACGACGTCTAG
- the LOC113327997 gene encoding uncharacterized protein LOC113327997 isoform X1, translated as MDKFKVICIAWNYIEIQNTHVYTTQYFFKIVTLGTGIGSDSWRDIDIPKMDFYLGGDGYKPVSVDGSLNLLCLDDKKVLYVDVSRESSYTVEYPEGASNTSQLLEIGGSLCILDYTEESHNDIESDGKLTREYEDDV; from the exons ATGGATAAGTTTAAAGTTATTTGCATTGCTTGGAATTATATCGAAATACAGAATACCCATGTTTATACTACACAGTATTTCTTCAAGATTGTTACTCTTGGTACCGGAATTGGAAGTGATTCATGGAGAGATATTGATATTCCGAAGATGGATTTTTATTTAGGAGGTGATGGATATAAACCAGTGTCTGTGGATGGGTCTTTGAATTTGTTGTGTCTTGATGACAAGAAAGTACTTTACGTTGATGTTAGCAGAGAATCATCTTATACAGTAGAATACCCTGAGGGAGCTTCCAACACTTCTCAGCTACTAGAGATTGGGGGGTCGCTCTGTATCCTTGATTACACGGAAGAATCACACAATGATATTGAGTCTGATGGGAAGCTCAC TAGAGAATATGAGGACGACGTCTAG